One genomic region from Spiroplasma endosymbiont of Polydrusus cervinus encodes:
- a CDS encoding Mbov_0399 family ICE element protein, translating to MKKTILVPLLLTATIGISEPLIFKSSLNDNFSIAKQEQIINKNAKKSFNPTAPSFTKNINWDNNIDVETGGTWSGDYTEKVESGYYYVNILDYASSWNDFKNKYKQIQIDFEGYVDHNQADRVDYNAYYYINLSQISGMAKTSQIFHHYQGYTQNAEWGWADVRYQLENNDERIKIDFLVYARATNGWNSHNTWAKTWLKVNKLIFNTSFSFNEMKSSLISELNKELSYYSNIDNNPQSANNWNQIKEQMDSKIRKALNDNNNTQEWIEFLNPNYQLEKRNNNYYLKTSFNIENYQNGSSEIWEFKTPLNFNSDYNIANAKNRIENELKQTIIYQSDTSTNILDESNWNAIKTILDNKIFNVLSKKGSIIEWKKLIKPNYALITENNNYYLKTSFNIFNHLTEQWENWVFKTKLNFSLSAKYWKSKLQERILITPGKISDKNGVTMINDIEEVINNGEGRENKYNKGIIKYHTTTFFQYIEPKENNNDPDYDIVKINGVNLNAVNGLYTHTFDDKEKVNKYEIEIIHRPNPKIGGDVGGNFKLTILIETITPSLQLKLMGWGPKNIDYEKLTNEFIKDPSNENKSIKNPNYDKEINKETGTKKQLIWVQHQSNTPFPLDPIDKDGNLIKTSNINDYDIGYLAEASAVGAGFENFYNNDNIEKFTRYLSNEKLNTKFENGYQLEKNKTGDVNTSAGWFHFIIQQKRFNDLNGNTQPPFYQHKFIYVDKNKSSNYQYFLNSVDSKDASDFWNTTQGRHLKDYMINYKKWNTDNDLAKLNYEAVLSYWRDYVSDIRNHLAINESINNFKALNDLNISALKMNAKDIKTIRDKINKYVWQEINKLSLLATINKDYIIQIYKNQQWQKLIDDDLNELITNQQEQTKEIMIKIKALNTSMILIGETNQFKVINNLNYDENKVIDLSKIKYQNQEYNFKDKTKDNIFNNYIMEYIKQGFKINKLDEILKQDIDYQISLQGVNGKKININDNELQEFMKKIQENKGAELKITIYALDNSLKVIGNASYKLINNPITENAPNKPNEIPPTEGIILNIINKPIDPNNPNGNNGNNGNGENNNPNKPEKPNKQPDPNKPNENNESGWKKFLKKPVNLFFMTLISCGIVGGFITWIIIKNQLNKKIGGKIENKKSKNKKEIKKQ from the coding sequence ATGAAAAAAACTATATTGGTACCATTGTTATTAACAGCCACAATTGGTATAAGTGAACCACTTATTTTTAAATCATCCCTCAATGATAATTTTTCGATTGCAAAACAAGAACAAATTATAAATAAAAATGCAAAGAAAAGTTTTAACCCAACAGCCCCAAGTTTTACGAAAAATATTAATTGAGATAATAATATTGATGTCGAAACTGGCGGTACTTGGAGTGGTGATTATACAGAAAAAGTAGAATCAGGATACTATTATGTTAATATTTTAGATTATGCAAGTAGTTGAAATGATTTTAAAAATAAGTATAAACAAATTCAAATAGATTTTGAGGGTTATGTTGATCATAACCAAGCAGATAGGGTTGATTATAATGCTTACTATTATATCAATCTAAGTCAAATAAGTGGCATGGCCAAAACATCCCAAATTTTTCATCACTATCAAGGTTATACCCAAAATGCAGAATGAGGATGAGCAGATGTAAGATACCAATTAGAAAATAATGATGAGCGCATTAAAATTGATTTTTTGGTTTATGCAAGAGCCACAAACGGATGAAATTCTCATAATACATGAGCTAAAACCTGATTAAAAGTTAATAAATTGATTTTTAATACGAGTTTTAGTTTTAATGAGATGAAAAGTAGTTTAATAAGCGAATTAAATAAAGAGCTTAGTTATTATTCTAATATTGATAATAACCCGCAAAGTGCTAATAATTGAAATCAAATTAAAGAGCAAATGGATAGCAAAATCAGAAAAGCACTAAATGATAATAATAATACACAGGAATGAATTGAATTTTTAAACCCAAATTATCAATTAGAAAAAAGGAACAATAATTATTATCTTAAAACAAGTTTTAATATTGAAAATTATCAAAATGGCAGTTCTGAAATATGAGAATTTAAAACACCTTTAAATTTTAATAGCGATTATAATATTGCTAATGCCAAAAATAGAATAGAAAACGAGTTAAAACAAACAATTATTTATCAAAGTGATACATCAACCAATATTTTAGATGAAAGTAATTGAAATGCAATTAAAACTATCTTAGATAATAAAATATTTAATGTTTTAAGCAAAAAAGGAAGCATAATTGAATGAAAAAAACTTATTAAACCAAATTATGCTTTAATAACAGAAAATAATAATTATTATCTTAAAACAAGTTTTAATATTTTTAATCATTTAACAGAACAATGAGAAAATTGAGTTTTTAAAACAAAACTCAATTTTTCATTAAGTGCAAAATATTGAAAAAGTAAATTACAAGAACGAATTTTAATAACACCAGGAAAAATTAGTGATAAAAATGGGGTTACAATGATTAATGATATCGAAGAAGTTATTAATAACGGTGAGGGAAGGGAAAATAAATACAATAAAGGAATAATAAAATATCATACAACAACATTTTTTCAATATATCGAACCAAAGGAAAATAATAATGATCCTGATTATGATATTGTTAAAATAAATGGGGTTAATTTAAACGCTGTTAATGGTTTATACACACATACTTTTGATGATAAAGAAAAAGTTAATAAATATGAAATTGAAATTATTCACCGACCAAACCCTAAAATTGGGGGAGATGTTGGTGGTAATTTTAAGTTAACAATTTTAATTGAAACAATTACCCCATCATTGCAATTAAAATTAATGGGATGAGGGCCAAAGAATATTGACTATGAAAAACTAACAAATGAATTTATCAAAGACCCTAGCAATGAAAATAAATCAATCAAAAACCCTAATTATGATAAAGAAATTAATAAAGAAACAGGGACGAAAAAGCAATTAATCTGAGTTCAACATCAATCTAACACCCCTTTTCCATTAGATCCAATTGACAAAGATGGAAATTTAATAAAAACTAGTAATATTAATGATTATGATATCGGTTATTTAGCAGAAGCAAGTGCAGTCGGAGCTGGTTTTGAAAACTTTTACAATAATGACAACATTGAAAAATTTACTCGTTATTTATCAAATGAAAAGTTAAATACTAAATTCGAAAATGGCTATCAATTAGAAAAAAACAAAACTGGTGATGTTAACACTAGTGCTGGGTGATTTCATTTTATTATTCAACAAAAACGCTTTAATGATTTAAATGGTAATACCCAACCGCCATTTTATCAACACAAATTTATCTATGTTGATAAAAATAAAAGTTCAAATTATCAGTATTTTTTAAATTCAGTTGATAGTAAAGATGCGAGTGATTTTTGAAATACAACACAAGGAAGACATCTAAAAGATTACATGATTAACTATAAAAAGTGAAACACAGACAATGATTTAGCAAAATTAAATTATGAAGCAGTGTTATCATATTGGCGAGATTATGTTTCAGATATTCGCAATCATTTAGCAATCAATGAAAGTATCAATAATTTTAAGGCATTAAATGATTTAAATATTAGTGCTTTAAAAATGAATGCCAAAGATATTAAAACTATTAGAGATAAAATTAACAAATATGTTTGACAAGAAATAAATAAACTTAGTTTATTAGCAACAATAAACAAAGATTATATTATTCAAATATATAAAAATCAGCAATGACAAAAATTAATTGATGATGATTTAAATGAACTAATAACTAATCAACAAGAACAAACAAAAGAAATAATGATAAAAATAAAAGCACTAAATACATCAATGATACTAATTGGGGAAACAAACCAATTTAAAGTTATTAACAACTTAAATTATGATGAAAATAAAGTAATTGATTTAAGTAAAATTAAATATCAAAATCAAGAATATAATTTTAAAGATAAAACAAAAGATAATATTTTTAATAATTATATTATGGAATATATTAAACAAGGTTTTAAAATTAATAAATTAGATGAAATCTTAAAACAAGATATTGATTATCAAATATCATTGCAAGGAGTAAACGGAAAAAAGATTAATATTAATGATAATGAATTACAGGAATTTATGAAAAAGATTCAAGAAAATAAAGGTGCTGAGTTAAAAATTACTATTTATGCTTTGGATAATAGTTTAAAAGTTATTGGGAATGCTTCATATAAATTAATAAACAACCCAATAACAGAAAATGCCCCCAACAAACCAAATGAAATTCCCCCAACAGAGGGTATTATACTTAACATTATCAATAAACCAATTGATCCCAATAATCCAAATGGAAATAACGGAAATAACGGGAATGGAGAAAATAATAATCCAAATAAACCAGAAAAACCAAATAAACAACCAGATCCTAACAAACCTAATGAAAATAATGAAAGTGGTTGAAAAAAGTTTTTAAAAAAACCAGTTAATTTATTTTTTATGACTTTGATTAGTTGTGGGATAGTTGGTGGGTTTATAACTTGAATTATCATTAAAAATCAATTAAATAAAAAAATTGGGGGCAAAATAGAAAATAAAAAAAGTAAAAACAAAAAGGAAATAAAAAAACAATAA